One Podospora pseudopauciseta strain CBS 411.78 chromosome 5 map unlocalized CBS411.78m_5, whole genome shotgun sequence DNA window includes the following coding sequences:
- the XYN1 gene encoding Glycoside hydrolase, 10 (COG:G; EggNog:ENOG503NVX1; CAZy:GH10) codes for MHTKALLAALLAPAAVSAQLHELAVRAGLQYFGTALREGALNSDAQFAAILRDTREFGQIVPENGQKWESTQPSRGQFTYSQGDITANEAKRNSQFLRCHTLVWHSQLPSWVASGSWTRATLTSVIDTHMANVMGHYKGVCGHWDVVNEAINDDGTWRDSVFYRVFGTDYLPLSFELAKKHDPETKLYYNDYNLEYNQAKTDRAVEIVRIIQAAGAPIDGVGFQGHLIVGSTPSRANLATTLRRFTALGVDVAYTELDIRHSSLPASSQAQVTQGNDFANVVGSCLDVPRCVGVTVWSFTDKYSWVPSTFNGAGDALIYDSQFRKKAAWTSISSVLAAKATGAPPVSSSTSNPAQPTTTLVTRTTSASSTTQPTPTSAPTQPEQVRWGQCGGNGWTGPTTCQSPYTCQVLNPWYSQCL; via the exons ATGCACACCAAGGCTCTCCTTGCCGCGCTTCTTGCGCCCGCCGCCGTCTCGGCCCAGCTTCACGAGCTCGCCGTCCGTGCCGGTCTTCAGTACTTCGGCACTGCCCTTCGTGAGGGTGCTCTCAACAGCGATGCCCAGTTCGCTGCCATCCTCAGAGACACCAGAGAGTTTGGTCAGATTGTGCCTGAGAACGGCCAGAAGTGGGAGTCCACTCAGCCCAGCCGTGGCCAGTTCACCTATTCCCAGGGTGACATCACTGCCAACGAGGCCAAGAGAAACTCCCAGTTCCTCCGCTGCCACACTCTTGTCTGGCACAGCCAGCTTCCCTCATGGG TCGCTTCCGGGTCTTGGACTCGTGCCACTTTGACCTCGGTCATTGACACCCACATGGCCAACGTCATGGGCCACTACAAGGGCGTCTGCGGTCACTGGGACGTTGTCAACGAGGCCATCAACGACGACGGCACATGGCGTGACAGTGTCTTCTACCGGGTATTCGGTACCGACTACCTGCCCCTCTCTTtcgagctggccaagaagcacGATCCCGAGACCAAGTT GTACTACAACGACTACAACCTCGAGTACAATCAGGCCAAGACTGACCGGGCCGTCGAGATTGTCCGCATTATCCAGGCTGCCGGTGCCCCCATTGACGGTGTTGGCTTCCAGGGCCACTTGATTGTCGGCAGCACGCCTAGTCGCGCCAACCTGgccaccaccctccgccGCTTCACCGCCCTCGGTGTCGATGTCGCCTACACTGAGCTCGACATCCgccactcctccctccccgccagctCCCAGGCCCAGGTCACCCAGGGTAACGACTTTGCCAACGTCGTCGGGTCCTGCCTCGACGTGCCCCGCTGCGTTGGTGTCACCGTCTGGTCTTTCACCGACAAGTACTCTTGGGTTCCCTCCACGTTCAACGGCGCCGGCGATGCCCTCATCTACGATTCCCAGTTCCGCAAGAAGGCCGCCTGgacctccatctccagcgTCCTCGCCGCCAAGGCCACCGGTGCTCCCCCCgtctccagcagcaccagcaaccccgcccagcccaccaccactcttGTCACCCGCACCACCTCTGCCTCGAGCACTACTCAgcccacccccacctccgCTCCCACCCAGCCCGAACAGGTTCGCTGGGGACAGTGCGGAGGCAACGGGTGGACCGGCCCTACCACGTGCCAGAGCCCATACACCTGCCAGGTTCTTAACCCCTGGTACTCCCAGTGCTTGTAA
- a CDS encoding uncharacterized protein (EggNog:ENOG503NXTI; COG:O; MEROPS:MER0001288), which yields MKLSRQAGSALLLASTAIATDPLTADRLEADIKTDELQRVLWNLNHIADRNGGNRAFGEPGYKASVDFVVERAQGRFHPEMNTFIQPFNHTYDKTLEIKVTGPDGEDVFVISPQYNPATPLPGGITANLINTPVNDEAGSMCAESDWDGIDATGKLALVKRGVCAVSDKLKFARAKGALGVILYNQAPGTNYATPTLGAENIGQLVPVGIVPLEAGEAWIARLGAGEDVVVSLLVDAIADTRETWNVISETKEGDPNSVIMLGAHLDSVQQGPGVNDDGSGTAALLELMGAVKNYKGFKNKIRFAWWGAEESGLVGSLYYTSQLSSAEADKIKYYFNYDMIGSIEPIYAVGSDENSGVGPQLLEEYLVAQGKTVERGGFEDGNSDYVGFVELGIPTAMLFTGAGEPWDPCYHQACDTLDNINWDALTVNTKAAARALARFANDLSGVPARATTSPNLRGRAKITQEFRRWKRVAEEGASHGKMCSHKEKKVVV from the exons ATGAAGCTTTCTAGACAGGCCGGGTCGGCCCTGCTTCTCGCGTCGACGGCCATCGCGACCGATCCCTTGACTGCTGACAGACTTGAGGCCGATATCAAGACCGATGA ATTGCAGCGCGTCTTATGGAACCTCAACCACATTGCCGACCGCAATGGCGGCAACCGTGCCTTTGGCGAGCCCGGCTACAAGGCCTCTGTAGACTTTGTTGTTGAACGAGCCCAGGGCCGGTTCCACCCCGAGATGAACACCTTTATTCAACCTTTCAACCACACGTACGACAAGACGCTCGAGATCAAGGTCACTGGCCCTGACGGGGAAGACGTGTTTGTGATATCCCCCCAGTACAACCCCGCCACACCCCTTCCTGGGGGCATCACGGCCAATTTGATCAACACGCCCGTCAACGACGAGGCCGGAAGCATGTGTGCTGAGAGCGATTGGGATGGCATTGATGCCACTGGAAAGCTGGCGCTGGTTAAGAGAGGTGTGTGTGCTGTGTCGGACAAGTTGAAGTTTGCCAGAGCCAAGGGAGCGTTGGGGGTTATTCTCTACAACCAAGCCCCAGGTACCAACTATGCCACCCCTACCCTGGGTGCTGAGAACATTGGACAGCTCGTCCCCGTCGGCATTGTGCCCCTCGAGGCGGGAGAGGCCTGGATTGCCCGCCTCGGTGCTGGTgaggatgtggtggtgagcttgtTGGTCGATGCCATTGCCGACACCCGCGAGACGTGGAATGTCATCTCTGAGACCAAGGAGGGCGACCCCAACAGCGTCATCATGCTCGGTGCGCATCTAGACAGCGTACAACAGGGGCCTGGTGTGAATGACGATGGCAGTGGCACAGCCGCCCTCCTCGAGCTCATGGGCGCAGTCAAGAACTACAAGGGCTTCAAGAACAAGATCAGGTTTGCCTGGTGGGGTGCTGAAGAGAGCGGTCTTGTCGGCTCGCTGTACTACACATCCCAGCTCTCGTCTGCCGAGGCCGACAAGATCAAGTACTATTTCAACTACGACATGATTGGATCCATCGAGCCCATATATGCTGTTGGCTCCGACGAGAACAGCGGCGTTGGTCCTCAGTTGCTGGAAGAATATCTTGTCGCCCAGGGCAAGACGGTCGAGCGTGGTGGTTTTGAGGACGGCAACTCGGACTACGTCGGATTTGTCGAGTTGGGTATTCCCACGGCCATGCTGTTCACGGGCGCCGGTGAGCCCTGGGATCCGTGCTATCACCAGGCCTGCGACACGctcgacaacatcaactGGGATGCGTTGACAGTCAACACCAAAGCTGCCGCCCGCGCCCTCGCCCGCTTCGCCAACGATCTCTCGGGAGTTCCGGCCCGCGCAACGACGTCACCGAACTTGAGGGGTCGCGCAAAGATCACGCAGGAGTTCAGGAGGTGGAAGCGGGTGGCGGAGGAAGGTGCCAGCCACGGGAAGATGTGCTCGCataaggagaagaaggtggttgTTTGA
- a CDS encoding uncharacterized protein (EggNog:ENOG503NTWI; COG:Q): protein MWEGRANTLAVPLYHAAAMYISMIMIHYWDVPAALGIGNVPLSSVSVMEYLHHAEVDAVILPPAVLEELSHDKESVEALAKLEFVGFGGGNLAKDPGDRLVNNGVTLLNVISATEFTPFLIYWQPDPKLWQYFIINSDLFSCEWRKTADDDAYEQIIVRRAKEPGFLGFFYTFPDLKEYSTKDLYKPHPTLKDHWIYQGRCDNIIVFSNGEKLNPIDIETTMMNHPKIKGALVVGSGRFQPALILEPVEHPADEQKFLDSVWPLVVKANKQTVAHGQIGRQFLAVSNPKKPFLRAGKGTIQRVGTMKMYNDEIDQIYKHVTEVRSGEAPVLDLSSKDALNECILKIFTDQLGAPRLEPGTDFFSVGVDSMQVINLSRLLRAGLSAAGVTVDSSALATRVIYGNPTAKRLSDYVWSVVNKEGKDATVGEPDHEEHAMEALLEKYTRDMPSGESEKPPPADQDQVIVITGTTGALGSYMLGICASCPRVKKVICLNRAVNGKERQLKSMRERGLTTDLSKAEFLHADMSLFDLGLGMETYNRLLGEVDRVIHNQWPVNFNMPTESFEPHIRGVRNLADFSRKAYKRVPVVFISSIATTDAWRKKEPVPEKSLRDFDISTGGYGRSKLISSLILEKASEVSGVPSEIIRVGQIGGPSSEKGYWNRQEWLPSVVASSVYMGLLPNSLGQMTTVDWVPIEGIAHMVLEVSGVTEDVPVDLIRGYFHGINPRKVQWSELAKAVKDFYGDRIKQIVSFEEWVKQLEKSAATTEDVSRNPGVKLLDTYKTWNEKVKEGQGYVDMEMERTMRRSKTMKNMKAVTGDLMRNWCKQWGY from the exons ATGTGGGAAGGACGCGCTAACACATTGGCAGTGCCTCTTTACCATGCTGCTGCCATGTATATCAGCATGATCATGATTCACTACTGGGATGTGCCCGCTGCGTTAGGAATTGGAAATGTTCCCCTGAGTTCTGTTTCAGTGATGGAGTATCTTCATCACGCCGAGGTGGATGCCGTCATTTTGCCGCCTGCTGTTCTGGAAGAGCTGAGCCACGACAAAGAATCTGTCGAGGCTCTCGCTAAGCTGGAGTTTGTCGgctttggtggag GCAACCTTGCCAAAGACCCAGGGGACAGGCTTGTAAACAACGGCGTGACACTACTCAACGTCATCTCGGCTACAGA ATTTACGCCCTTCTTGATCTACTGGCAGCCTGATCCCAAGCTTTGGCAGTATTTCATCATAAACTCGGATCTTTTCAGCTGCGAGTGGCGCAAGACAGCCGACGATGATGCATACGAGCAGATCATTGTCCGCAGAGCAAAAGAGCCtggcttcttgggcttctttTACACCTTTCCCGATCTCAAAGAGTACAGCACCAAGGACCTGTACAAGCCTCATCCCACCCTCAAAGATCACTGGATCTATCAAGGCCGTTGCGACAATATCATTGTGTTTTCCAACGGCGAGAAGTTGAATCCCATCGACATCGAGACAACCATGATGAATCATCCCAAGATCAAGGGCGCACTCGTTGTAGGCAGCGGGCGGTTCCAGCCAGCACTGATCCTCGAGCCTGTAGAGCATCCCGCCGATGAGCAAAAGTTCCTTGACAGTGTCTGGCCCCTGGTTGTGAAGGCCAACAAGCAGACGGTGGCACATGGCCAGATTGGGCGGCAATTCTTGGCTGTGTCAAACCCTAAAAAGCCCTTTCTCCGAGCGGGCAAGGGAACAATCCAGCGAGTTGGCACAATGAAGATGTACAACGACGAAATTGACCAAATCTACAAACATGTCACCGAGGTCCGCTCAGGGGAAGCGCCGGTGTTGGACCTGTCATCCAAGGACGCCCTCAACGAGTGCATCCTGAAGATCTTTACCGACCAACTCGGTGCACCCAGGCTCGAACCCGGCACCGACTTTTTCTCTGTGGGGGTGGACTCAATGCAAGTGATTAATTTGTCCCGTCTCTTGCGTGCAGGCCTCAGCGCAGCAGGCGTCACAGTGGACTCCTCCGCCTTGGCCACCCGTGTCATCTATGGCAACCCAACAGCCAAAAGGCTCTCTGACTATGTCTGGTCAGTCGTCaacaaggagggcaaggacGCCACCGTCGGAGAGCCTGATCATGAGGAACACGCCATGGAGGCCCTGCTAGAAAAGTACACCCGCGACATGCCCTCGGGTGAATCCGAAAAGCCACCTCCCGCCGACCAAGACCAagtcatcgtcatcaccgGCACAACAGGCGCTCTCGGGTCCTACATGCTAGGCATTTGTGCCTCGTGCCCCCGCGTCAAAAAGGTCATTTGCCTCAACCGCGCCGTCAACGGCAAAGAACGCCAGCTCAAGAGCATGCGTGAGCGTGGGCTCACAACAGACCTCTCCAAAGCCGAGTTCCTCCACGCCGACATGTCCCTCTTCGATTTGGGCTTGGGAATGGAAACCTACAACCGGCTCCTGGGCGAGGTCGACCGCGTGATCCACAACCAGTGGCCCGTCAACTTCAACATGCCAACCGAGTCTTTCGAGCCGCACATCCGGGGCGTGCGCAACCTGGCCGACTTCAGCAGAAAGGCGTACAAGCgggtgccggtggtgtttatctcctccatcgccaCGACGGATGCCTGGAGAAAGAAGGAACCGGTGCCGGAGAAGTCGCTGCGGGATTTTGACATTTCCACTGGCGGGTATGGACGGTCGAAGCTGATCAGTTCGTTGATTTTGGAAAAGGCTTCGGAGGTGTCGGGGGTGCCGAGTGAGATCATCCGGGTGGGTCAGATTGGGGGGCCGTCATCGGAAAAGGGGTACTGGAACAGGCAGGAGTGGCTACCATCTGTGGTGGCCAGTTCGGTGTATATGGGTCTGTTGCCCAACAGCTTGGGCCAGATGACGACGGTGGACTGGGTGCCGATTGAGGGGATTGCCCACatggtgctggaggtgtCGGGTGTGACGGAGGATGTGCCGGTCGACCTGATCAGGGGCTATTTCCATGGCATCAACCCTAGGAAGGTGCAGTGGAGTGAGTTGGCCAAGGCAGTCAAGGACTTCTATGGCGACAGGATCAAGCAGATTGTGTCGTTTGAGGAGTGGGTAAAACAACTGGAGAAGAGCGCGGCGACGACGGAGGATGTCAGCCGGAATCCGGGTGTCAAGCTGTTGGACACGTACAAGACTTGGAacgagaaggtcaaggagggACAGGGATATGTCGatatggagatggagaggacaatgaggaggagcaagacTATGAAGAACATGAAGGCCGTGACGGGAGACCTGATGAGAAATTGGTGCAAGCAATGGGGCTATTGA
- a CDS encoding uncharacterized protein (COG:M; COG:U; EggNog:ENOG503NV47), whose product MGFYDALTSRLSEGPSLIHFVLTLVSFLMWTKLFQLWRLRRRQDGLPPRASTPTLEKSPERQWGHWVPSSFRFPTPEPYPDWSIETTKPLPYRPFRYGPVYHVTMGLRKAQYEDWIELDNQFPKYHAEKQKRIALRGDKSCKTHPEAYPAAMELLQEFREYLPARYPSLYQKTEKGVKNLWSGEDFDFEGDEQGRLAEDPMQMAARLVQDDLAIMIEREDGNYYLLAGATLLPGFWRLEDKFGMGLSEIHTSGDVPQYKEKLEKGMMNFFRRVKPQEMVARNNYFFQVDDQLGWSWSIGLEDAPNVSWATAEKNRAIQHHYFRSERQTLRRLPNSGGVVFTIRTYFHPVTEIAEEDYVPGRLASAVRSWGDDVSRYKGKDKYQDVLLEYLDQKHQEQLDRGLDLSREDEVRAYPY is encoded by the exons ATGGGGTTTTACGATGCGCTCACATCTCGCCTTTCCGAGGGCCCTTCTCTGATCCATTTTGTTCTCACCCTTGTGAGCTTTTTAATGTGGACAAAGCTCTTCCAGCTCTGGCGCCTCCGCCGACGACAAGAcggcctccctccccgagcatccacccccaccctcgAAAAGTCACCCGAACGACAATGGGGCCACTGGGTCCCGTCCTCCTTTCGCTTTCCAACGCCCGAGCCATATCCCGACTGGTCCATCGAAACCACCAAGCCTCTCCCTTACCGACCCTTCCGTTACGGCCCGGTCTATCACGTTACCATGGGACTACGCAAAGCCCAATACGAGGACTGGATTGAGCTCGACAACCAGTTCCCCAAGTACCACGCTGAGAAGCAAAAGCGCATCGCCCTCAGGGGAGACAAGTCGTGCAAGACGCACCCCGAGGCATACCCTGCCGCGATGGAGTTGCTGCAGGAGTTTCGGGAGTACCTGCCGGCTCGGTATCCATCCTTGTACCAAAAGACAGAAAAGGGGGTGAAAAATCTCTGGAGCGGggaagactttgactttgaGGGCGATGAGCAAGGTCGGCTGGCCGAGGATCCGATGCAGATGGCTGCCAGGCTTGTTCAGGATGATCTGGCCATCATGATTGAGAGGGAGGACGGGAATTATTATCTCCTAGCTGGAGCGACATTGCTGCCAGGCTTCTGGCGACTAGAGGACAAGTTCGGGATGGGGTTGAGCGAAATCCACACT TCGGGGGATGTTCCACAGTACAAGGAGAAGTTGGAAAAGGGCATGATGAACTTCTTCCGACGTGTCAAGCCACAAGAAATGGTGGCTCGCAACAATTACTTCTTTCAGGTGGACGACCAGCTGGGTTGGTCATGGTCGATTGGACTCGAGGACGCACCCAATGTGTCGTGGGCTACGGCCGAGAAGAATAGGGCGATCCAGCATCATTATTTCCGGTCCGAGAGACAAACCCTGAGGAGATTGCCCAACTCGGGAGGGGTAGTGTTTACCATCAGAACGTACTTTCACCCGGTCACCGAGATCGCAGAGGAAGATTATGTGCCAGGGCGACTTGCGAGCGCAGTACGATCttggggtgatgatgttaGCAGATacaagggcaaggacaaGTATCAAGATGTGTTGCTGGAGTACCTGGATCAGAAGCACCAAGAACAATTGGATAGGGGGCTCGACTTGAGCAGGGAAGACGAGGTTCGGGCGTATCCATATTGA